A stretch of DNA from Alteromonas gilva:
CACAGGCAGACATCACATGACACTGGATGAACTCAATCAGCTACAGGAGAAGCAGGCTGGTGCCTTCTTTGAACAAACCTGCGCGGCATCGCGCTGGGTGGGTGCAATGGTGGCAAAGCGGCCTTACCGTAGTGAAGAATCACTGTACAAAGCCGCCAGAGAAGTCTGGGAAACCATGGGCGAAGCCGACTTTCGCGAGGCCTTTGAAGCTCATCCCATGATTGGCGACGTTAACAGTTTGCGGGCCAAATTTGCCAACACCAAAGCCACCGCATCGGCTGAGCAACAAGGCACCAGCGAGGCCAGTGAATCAACCTTACGGGCTTTGCATGAGCTTAACCACCGCTATGTGGACAGGCATGGTTTTATTTTTATTATTTGTGCCACCGGCCTAAGTGCCGACATTATGCTCGATGAACTGCGCCAGCGCTTACCCAATGATACGGCCACTGAGCTGGCAAACGCTGCCGAGCAACAAATTCAAATTACCTTACTGCGTTTAGGCAAAGCACTTAACGACACGCCGTCACAAGGAGATTTTACATCATGATCAGTTTATCCAGTCATGTGCTAGATACCACATCAGGAAAACCGGTTGCCGACCTGCCGATTACGCTGACTTGCCCGGATGGCAGCGCGGTTTCGGCCGTCACCAACAGCGACGGACGCTGTAAAGATTGGCCCGGTGTTAGCTTTACCGGCGGTATTTACCAGTTACGTTTTGAATGTGACCGTTACTTGCGCAGCACACACGGGGAGTCGTTTTATCCCTTTGTCGACATTCATTTTGAAATGACGGACGCTGGCGGCCATTATCATGTACCGCTGCTCATTTCGCCGTTTGGTTTTAGCAGTTACCGGGGCAGCTAGTAGTGAAACAGCAACTAATTCGCGGGGCGATTCACCATTACCCTCATGCAACGGCTGACTACGCCGCCGATCTGCAAAGTTTTACCGACGGCGCCATGCTCATTGAAAGCGGTAAAATTATTGCCTTAGGTGAATACAATGAGCTGCGCGGCCAGTATCCGGCGGCGGCGCTCACCGATTATCGCGATTACCTGATTATACCCGGGCTCATCGATACCCATCTGCACTTTCCGCAGACCGAAATTATCGCCAAATACGGTGAACAACTGCTTACCTGGCTGGATAACTTTACCTTTCCTGCCGAGGGTCAGTTTGCCGATCCGGCACTGTCGGCGCGCATGGCAGACTTCTTTTTAAATGAATGCCTTAAAAACGGCACCACGACCGGGTTGGTGTATAGCAGCGTGCACAAAACCAGTACCGAAGCACTCTTTGAAGCCGCCTCAGCGCGAAATATGCTGACTGTGGCCGGCAAAGTATGTATGGACAGACACTGTCCCGACTGGCTGCAGGACACGCCGGCTTCAGCCCAGCGTGACAGTGCCGAATTGATAGAACGCTATCACGGCAAAGGACGCAATTATTATGCACTGACGCCGCGGTTTGCCCCTACCAGCAGTAGCGCACAGATGGCGGCGCTTGGTGAACTAGCCCAGCAATATGACGATGTTTTTATCCAGACTCACCTGTCGGAAAACCATGACGAAATAGCCTGGGTTAAAACGCTCTATCCCGATTGCGAGGACTATCTCGCGGTGTATGAGAAATACCATATGGTGCGACCGCGTGCGGTTTACGGCCACTGTATTCATTTATCTGACAGTGAATGGCAACGTATGGCCGCCAGCGGCGCAGTCGCCGCTTTTTGTCCTACCTCTAACCTGTTTTTGGGTAGCGGCCTGTTTGAAATGGGCAAAGCTGAACAATTTAACGTGCCGGTGACCCTGGCTACCGATGTGGGCGGCGGCACCAGTTTTAATTTACTCAGAACCTTGGGTGAAGCCTACAAAATCTGCCAGTTACGCCAATTCAAATTATCGGCGCTACAGGGCTTTTATATGCTCACTCAGGGCGCCGCCCATAGTCTGGGTTTAAGCGATAAAATCGGCAACTTCAATGTGGGTAGCGACGCTGACTTTGTGGTGCTGAATCCACGTTTTGATCCCTTAACCACACTGCGGGTTAAAAATGACAGCAGTTGTGAAGACGCTCTGTTTGCCCTCACCATGCTAGGCGACGACCGTGCGACCGTGGCGACCTGGGTGGCCGGACAACCTCAATATATTCAACAGGAGCATGCTGATGCCTTGGCTTGATTGGCTTTCATTATTTGTAAGATGGTTTCATGTCATCGCCGGTGTCGCCTGGATCGGGGCCTCGTTTTACTTTATATGGCTGGACAATAGCCTGGAAACGCCGCCTGACTGGAAAAAACAAAAAGGCATTAAGGGCGACTTATGGGCCGTCCATGGCGGGGGCTTTTATGAGGTGGGTAAATACGCCTATGGCCCTGAATCCATGCCTGAAAACCTCCATTGGTTTAAGTGGGAGGCCTACTCTACCTGGCTCAGCGGTTTTGCCCTGCTGGTCATTGTGTATTATTTTGCCGCGGCGGCGTATCTGATTGATCCCTCAGTAATGGCCATGAGCGAAACCGAAGCCATTATCCGTGGCCTGTCTTTGCTGGCCGGTGGGGTACTTGTGTACGAACTGGCATGCCGCTCGCCACTGGCAAATTATCCAAAGGTGTTTGCCCTGGCGTTAACCGCGCTGTTGGTGGTGGCCAGCTACCTGGCCACTCAATGGTTCAGCGGGCGCGGCGCGTATATTCATGTCGGTGCCTTGATTGGCTCGATTATGGTGGCCAACGTGCTGTTAAATATTATGCCGGCTCAGCGTAAAATGGTTGCCGCCGTTGCCGCGAAACAGCCAGTGGATCCGGCCTGGGGGGCCGGCGCTAAATTACGCTCAGTGCATAACAATTACCTGACCCTGCCCATACTATTCATCATGATCAGCAATCATTATCCCATGACCTATCAGCACCCGCAGAACTGGCTGGTTCTCGTCGCCATTATGGCGCTGTCGGCCTGGATAAGACACTTCTTTAATCTGCGTCATCTGGGCCGTAGCAGCCCCGGCGTGCTGATAAGCGGTGCCCTTGGCTTGTTGCTGGTTGCCTTATGGGTGTCCTGGCCGCAGGTGCAACCAGCAGCACAACCCACAATCAGCGCGGAGAACACCGGCAATACCGCCACTGCCAGTCATCCTGAGCCAGCGATGACAGCACTGGATAAACAGGTATATGCGCTTATCACCAGACATTGTCAGGGCTGTCATGCAGCAAACCCTACCGATGAGATTTTCAAGGTTGCGCCACTGGGTGTTAAGTTTGACAGTTGGGAGCAGATCACCCGCCAGGCACCACAATTAGTGCATCGCACCACGGTTACACGGGATATGCCGTTTTTAAATAAAACCAACATGACCGACGCCGAACGGGACATCATTGCCAAATGGGGCCAGCAACAATAGTGAAAATCAGGGCTGCTTTTTACTTTTCTTAGTTTTATACATCTGACGGTCGGCGTGCTCTATCCAGTCTTGCACGCCGTCCATTTCAGGCTGCCATTGCGCCAACCCTACTGAGCAATAGACCGGTACAATGTCACCTTCTTCGCTGGTCACTGTCAGCGGTTGAGCAAAAATACGCTGTATTACATTTTCGGCATCTTCTGTTGTCGTATCTCTGAGCAGTAACAAAAACTCATCCCCACCATAGCGCCCAACAACATCATTCTCTCGCATCGTCGACTTTATCCGGTCAGTGAATGATATTAACGCTTTATCGCCAATATGATGGCCGTAATGATCGTTAATGAACTTAAACTTATCCAAATCCAGAAATGCCAGGGTCGACGTCGTAATATCACTGATCCTGTCTAACCGTTTGCATTCAACCTCGAGTGCCAGCATACACTCCCGGCGATTATCAATGCCGGTAAGAGCGTCAATGCGCGACAATGACGCAAGCTTGTGATTTGCCGACTTCAGAGCTTCGTTTAATTGCTTGTCATGGGTAATATCATCGGCCGTAATAACCAGACTGATTATTTCACCACAATGGTCGTGGATGACTTCGCCTCGCTCGCGTATGTAGCGTAGTTCTCCATCATCACGCATAACACGGTACTCAAACTGCCAGGGGGCGGTTATGCGCTGGCGATAAAAGCTCAGCACCCGCTGTCGGTCGGCAACATGAATGTGGTCAATAAAGCTGCACGGGTTATCGTACAACTCTTTGCCACTGCGCCCCCATATACGCTGATAACCTTCATTAACAAATATGAGCGAGGACAGATCCGGCGTTGCCACCCAAACCGCCATGCGATCAGACAAAGAACTGATAATCGAACGCAGGGTTTCCTGAGCGGCAAAATAATTCTGCTCTATGCGCTTTTTTTCATCGATATCTTCAACCACAGAAATGAAAAACGCCGGCGAGTTATCGGCATTACGCACCAGGGTGACAGTAAGATTGCCCCACACCAGATGACCTTGCTTGTGGATATAGAGCTTTTCCATTTGATAGGAATCATAAATGCCGTCAAGCACATCCGCGACATGAATCAAATCTTTGTCCAGATGATCGGGGTGAGTAATTTGTTGAAAGTCCAGTGCCACAAGCTCGGCTGGAGAATAGCCCAAAAAATCACTGAGAGTTTTATTAACCCTGATGAAAGCACCATCTGTTCGAACATGGGCTAATCCGACACCACAATATTCAAACGTTGACGCAAAAATTGATTCAGTTGTCATTCCGTTCACCTGATTATCCACAAAAATATGGCAACTACCATCCTGTAGTACTGATTAACATAGCAGGGTCTGCCTGTGGCAAAATGCCTCGTCACACAAGTTTTAACGGCAAATAAACGTGTCGAAAAAGTACCGCTACCCTGTGCAGCAGCCTACAGTAATAGTAGCTTGTACACGCAATGGTTTGCAAAGAATTTGCAACAGAACAGCGTAATTATTATGGCTTAATAACTCACTGACAGTGCCGTCAAATCGGCGGGACTGTTAATATTGGCAAGTTCGGCGGTAGCGCCGGTAAAATTAGCCGGATAAGCACCCAGGGTATTGAGGACCCGACGCACAGACGGCGACGGCTGAGATTTGGTCAGTGATTTCAGCGGGTTGATAGTGACCTCATTAAGCGGAATGACCAGTGGTAAGTAATGTGCGTCGAAATATACCGCACGCTGCTTTTCTTTAGCCAGGTCAATTAACTTGCGCAGCGTCTGCGCTGTCAGTAACGGCATATCAACCGGTAAAAACAACACATAGTCAGGCGCAAAACTATCCGCTATCGCTGTGCTCATCATGACTTCACAAATAGCTCTGCCAGGCCCATGGCCATAGCATTCTTCAGACCAGTCGGCAAATTCGCCGCCTACCACGATATGATTATTGAGGGGTGCAGCATCCAGTAACGAACGGGTAATATCCAGCATAGTACGTTGTCCAATCCGCACCGTCGCTTTGTCTTTACCCATTCGTGATGAACGTCCTCCAGCCAAAATGACACCCAGGCAATGGTGTGGAGATTGTTCGATAAGGTCCTGAATACCAGATACTGCACACATGACTCGTGAACTGCCTTAAAATTTAGTTGAAATCCATACCCACAGTTTGTCGGTATCGACTTTTATATCACCGGCTGAGTAATTAGCATATTTGGCACCAAAGCTAAATTTTTCAGCAATTTTGGTGGTGTACTGGATATTGATCTCACTACCGAGATCGTCAACCGTGCTGCTCGCTTCATCTGCACTGAAGTCATGATATACAAACAACCAGTTCCCACCGGCAAACTTGGTTGCCGCACTCACGTAGACATCCTGTAAACCCTGTGCTGGTGTACCTAACCATTGATCAGACCAACCGTTAAATTTATGCAGGGTCGCCAGTGGTGTGGCAAAACCGTACATACCCTCATCAGAGCCCAACAGTTCGTAGCCTAGTTTAGCGGTAACTCCCGAGACCACTGCGCCCGCTTCTAACATTGCGTAACTGACAGAATAATCCGTCGCTGCCGCCTCGCTTGACTGGCTCGCAAACTCAGCGCTGTAAAGCCATTTAACCGAATCCGTTGTATAGGCGCCGGCATAGCTTACGCCGTAGGTATCCAGACTGTTATCGATGTTGTTATCTACTTCAAGCAGGTACGCATAAGCGGTTAACTTACCAAAATCGTCTTTGTAACTCACATTAAGTAAATGATCTTTTGAGTCGATATCCGCCGCTTCAGCAAAAATGCGGTTGCGCTTGTTCAGGTAGGCGTAAAACGCGCTTAGTTTATCGCTTGCCTTATAGTTTACCGACACCGCATCATAAGTTTGCCAGTCCTGACGCCAGCCCACGTGGCCAACAAAGCGGTGGCCGTCCAGTGCAATAATCTGACGTCCGGCTTTTACAGTCAGACCGTCATTTTTAAACTGCAAATAGCCCTGATTCAATTCGGTGGTTTCCGGGTCGGCAATCACCGAATATTCGCCAGGATTGTAGCCAGCCGGCCCGACGGTGTAATCGCCCTGCCCCATTACGATGGTGACATCTTCTAAGTCGGCTTTGAATGAAAACCCTTTATACTCACCGGACTCAAAACTCAGCAACGTACGCAGCGTCAGCGCGCTGGCATCTTTCAACGCGTTATCCTGATTAGCACCTTCGTAGCGCAGGTTAAAACTGGCTGATGCCTTGGAGTCTGACAGCGCGTCATGCCATTCGGTGGCTGCTTGTGCAGCAGGCAGTAAAGCCGCAGAAACAACGGTAGCTAACAAGCCTCGTTTGAAAAAAGAACATTGTGTTTTCATGATAAGTTCCTAAATTGAGCGTGAGAGATCCTGGCCCAGCCTCAAAAGGCCGAGCTAACTATATGTTTATTAATACTTAATTAAGCAACGTCAGACTTTTTTGACGCTTTGCTTTGTTGTGCTTTTTTATAGCTTGAAACCGGTTCAATTTTTTTCTGTTTTTCGTACAGAAAGGTCAACACTTCATGCCGGTAGTGGTTATATTCCGGGTTATCGGCCAGCACCAACCGGTCACGGGGACGGTCGAGTTTTACATCAAGAATTTCACCGATAGTGGCCGCAGGCCCGTTGGTCATCATTACAATGCGATCGGACAACAATACCGCTTCGTCCACATCGTGGGTGATCATAATCACGGTGTTGCCCAGCTCGGCGTGGATTTCCATCAGCGAGTCCTGCAGGTGCGCGCGGGTTAACGCGTCAAGAGCACCAAATGGTTCGTCCATCAGTAACACCTTTGGCTCCATCGCCAGCGCCCGGGCAATACCAACTCGCTGCTTCATACCGCCGGAAATTTCTGATGGCAGCTTGTCCAGTGCGTGGGTCATATGAACCAGCTCCAGGTTGTGTAAAATCCACTCGCGCATTTCTTTTTTGGATTTACTTTTCTGGGTCTGTTTAACGGCCAGTTCTACGTTTTTGTACACCGATAGCCAGGGTAACAGCGAGTGATTCTGAAACACCACCGCCCGCTCCGGGCCCGGCTCTCTGACTTCACTACCATCAAGTATCACACCGCCTGATGTCGCTTCATATAAGCCTGCCACAATATTCAGCACGGTAGATTTACCACAGCCGGAGTGGCCTATCAGGGAGATAAACTCGCCTTTTCTAATTTTCAGATTCACATCGGTTAATGCAGTGAACGGGCCCTTGGGAGTAGGGAAATCAATCCCTACCTGGGATAGTTCTAAATGTTTATTTTGCATAATAGATTCCTCTTTTCAGTAGCGCTGCTAGCGCAACACCGAATTTTTGTCCCAACTTGCCAGGCGCTGCACCGCAAGCATCAGCCGATCGAGCATAAACCCGATAATACCGATGGTAATGACCGCCACCATGATTCTGGCCAGCGACTCAGAGCTGCCGTTTTGAAATTCATCCCACACAAACTTGCCTAAGCCAGGGTTTTGCGCCAGCATTTCAGCGGCTATGAGTACCATCCAGCCAATGCCCAAAGAAAGTCGCAACCCGGTGAAAATCATCGGAATTGACGCCGGTAAAACAATTTTTTGCACATGACTCAACGGCTTTAAGCGCAATACTTTACTGACGTTGACCAGATCAGAATCAATGTTGGAAACACCCACTGCCGTATTGATCAATGTCGGCCATAAACAGCACAGTGAGACGGTCACCGCCGAGGTAATGAATGATTTAGAAAACATCGGATCATCACTCACATAAAGGGCGCTGACGACCATTGTCACCAATGGCAGCCAGGCCAACGGAGAAACCGGTTTAAAAATCTGGATCAGGGGGTTCATGGCCGCGTAGGCCGACTTACTCAGGCCACATAAAATCCCCATTGGCACCGCGATGACACTGGCAATTAAAAACCCCACCATAACGGTGTACAGGCTGGTCCATATTTGGTCGAAAAAGGTTGGTGCGCCAGTGAATTCACGAATCTTGGGGTCATAATCAGGATCCTGAGCCACGCGTTCGGCGTTGCGCACTTCCTGACGCTCATAAAAGGCGTCGGCTTTTTCACGTTGCTGATTATGTTCCTTGATCAGGGTAACGCTTTGTTCCCATACCTGGGCCGGTCCTGGAAATTGCCCTAACGAGGTATCAATGGATTTTGCTACGCCATTCCAGACAGCCAAAAATAACAGGATCCCAACCAACGGCATGAGCAATTTTGGTAATATTGATAAAGCGCTTGAAAACATGTTTTTTCCGCGTAGCTGGCCAATCTGGCTGACAACTTGTACCGTTTTACTCATCGTCTTTACTCTCAGTGTTGTCGCGACACGGTTAAAGTACCGTGTCACCTTTTAGTCCAATGGAAAATTTATCGAGATAAGCATTAGGCTTAGTGCCATCAAATGTCACGTTATCGATAAACTCAGTCTGTGGTGGTTTAAAGCCGCTCTCCGTGTCAAAGTCAGGAAAGTCTTTCGGATCAGCTAACCCTTCGGCAATCAACGCTTTAGCCGCCTGGGTATAAATATCGGGACGATAGACACTTTTCGCGGTTGTTATAAACCAGTCATCAGATTTAGGTTCGGATATTTGCCCCCAGCGGCGCATTTGAGTGAGGTACCAGATGGCATCGCTGTAGTACGGATAGGTGGCGTTATGACGGAAGAATACGTTAAAGTCCGGTACTTCACGCTTATCGCCTTTTTCATATTCGAAGGTGCCGGTCATACTGTTAGCAATAACATCCTCGTCTGCGCCCACGTAGCTGCTTTTCGCCAGAATTTTTACCGCTTCCGGACGGTTAGCGTTATTGTTGGCATCCAGCCACATAGCGGCACGGATCATTGCTTTCACCACGCGAATATGGGTATTGGGGTTTTCTTCGGCCCAGCTCTTGCTTACGCCAAAGACTTTTTCCGGGTTATTTTTCCAAATTTCGTAATCGGTAATCACCGGCACACCAATACCTTTAAACACAGCTTGCTGATTCCATGGCTCACCAACACAGTAGCCATAGATAGTGCCGGCTTCCATGGTTGCAGGCATTTGCGGTGGCGGGGTCACCGATAACAAGGCCTGGGCATCGATTTGTCCCGAAGTATCGCCTTTATGCGGTGCATAGTAACCAGGGTGGATACCGCCGGCAGCTAACCAGTAACGCAATTCATAGTTATGGGTAGAGACCGGAAACACCATGCCCATTTTAAAGGGCTTACCGGCATTTTTATAACTGTCGACTACTGGCTTTAAGTAGTCCGCTTTAATCGGATGAACCGGCTTGCCATTTTCATGGGGAATGTTTTTCTTCATTTCCGCCCAGACATCATTGGAAACAGTAATACCATTACCGTTAAGGTCCATGCTAAAAGCGGTAACGATATGCGATTCGGTACCAAAACCAATGGTTGCGCCCAGTGGTTGGCCGGCCAACATATGTGCGCCATCCAACTGACCGTCAATCACCCGGTCCAGCAGTACTTTCCAGTTTGCCTGGGCCTCCAGTGTCACATACAGCCCTTCATCTTCGAAGTAACCTTTTTCGTAGGCAACCGCCAGGGGCGCCATGTCGGTGAGTTTAATGAAGCCGAACTTAAGCTCTTCTTTTTCCGGCCAGCCAACATCCTGTGCGTTGGCCGTCATTACTGAAGCGGTCAGCAAAGTGACAACAAAGGTAAGTGAACCGGCCGCCTGTTTGAGTTTCTTGTTTAATATCGTAGATAACATTTACTTTCCTTAAGCCAAAAAAAAACCCACCAACTGGTGATGACGATGTCATCAATAGCTGGTGGGCTTCGTTGCCGTATATGTTTTGCCAGACCTGTTATGAAAAGGGCAAAACACTGAATTTTTTTGAAAGCAGGTCAGGATCGCTGACTTACTTTACACTATTATTGTTATACATTTTTAATGCCAAAAATAAATAACTATATTTTTCAACACGTTAATTTTTTACGCACAGTGATTGATGCGTTTCAGTGACTCACTTTAGTGCGTTTCCTGCACAATTGGAGCGCTTTGGTTCAAAAGGTAACACCTGTTTGTCGCGCGCCTGCCACCACTGCCCGGCCTGTTCTAAGGCCTGTGCCTGGGGCAATTCCTCGAGCAACATCAGGTAACCGGCCAGTGACGCAACGACTGCCTGATCGGCGTAGCCATGGTCTTGCTGCCCCCGCCACACTGCCAGCATCGTCGTGGTGCTAAATTGCCGCTCTTTCATGGCCCAGCCTTGTGCTTCTGGCATTACTGCATGCTCGGTTTCACCGTTGCGGGTAAGGTAGAGAGCGGTATCACGGTCGCGATTAATTTCCGGATCGCCACCATCGCCGCGAAACACCAGTGACTGCTGAGCAAAGGTTTGATTGACCTGGGCATGGCGTTCATCAAGGTGAGTATGATAGACCCCTTGTACGGCATAGGGCGCGCCACTGGGGTTAAGCAAGCGGGCTAACGTGTTGGCACAGGAGCGCAGCCCGAATAACTCACGTAGCTTTATGATGCGATCAAGTGGCGCCAGAGCGATTCCCAAATCCAGGTAGCAAGCACCGTAGGCGTCCATGTGTGAGGCCGCCTCAGCAGTTGACTGGGATAAGGGCAGACCTAAATCCGTTAAAGCGTGGCTGGCATAAAAGCGCTGCGAACCGGGTTCAGAGGCGCCGTGTAAAAAGACCCGATAACCATGACTGACCAACACCGACACACTTAGCAAATACCAGGGTAGCTGGCGGCGTTTACCGGCGTAGCAGCCAATGTCGAGTGTGGCATTGAGTTGCTTTAATGCGTCGGGCAAGCGCTGGCGACAGGCCTTAATAAAACCGCAGAGTTCATCAACCGACTCTTCCTGCATCCGCAGGAGCATTAAAAACGCCCCGGCTTGTTCTGGTGCAATGTCTTGATCAAGTAGCTGAGACATTGCATCGAATGCCTCATCAAAGGTTAAGTGGCGGGCGCCACGCTGGCCTTTACCAATGGCATTTATATAGTGACTAAAGGGCGCTTTTTGCATAGGAGTGATGTAACAAATCGACCGATATGGGCTGACGCGCTGTGACAACCTGGCCAATAATGACTAAAGCAGGACCGGCGATCGCAGCGTCTGCCACGTGTTGATAAATGTTGCTGACCGTGCCAGCAACCACCTTTTGTTGATTACAACACGCGTTTTCAATCACTGCAACGGGTAACTGACTGTCCCCCCCTTCGGCTAACAACCGCTTGGAAAGCTGCTGCAAGCGTTTAAGGCCCATGTATACCACGGTGGTTTCACGCGCGGCAGTCCTGGCAATTGCCGCCCAGTCTGCTTCTTTTTCTGGGTTTTGAAACTGGGCTGTCATAAATTTCACGGCCTGGGCAAAACGCCGGTCGGTGAGCGGTATACCGGTGTAGGCAGAGGCCCCCGATGCGGCGGTGATCCCCGGCACGATAGCAAACGGAATACCGGCTTTATGCAGTGCGTCAGTTTCTTCGCTGGTGCGGGCAAAAATGGCCGGGTCGCCACCTTTTAAGCGCACCACCCGCTTACCACTTAACCCAAGCTCAACCAGACGCTGGCAAATCATATCCTGTGGCATGCTGTGTTTACCGCAGCGCTTACCAACAAACTCTTTGCTTACATGCCGCGGTATGCAATCGAGTACCGATTGGTCAACCAACCAGTCAAACAATACCACATCGGCCGTTTGCAGCAACCGGTAGGCTTTCATGGTGAGCAGCTCCGCGTCGCCCGGCCCTGCGCCTACAATAAAGACTTCGCCAGTACGTTGGGAGCTATCTGCCTCAGCAGAAGCCTGGTCGAATCCAATACTGGTGCGCTTATTGCGACCGG
This window harbors:
- the uraD gene encoding 2-oxo-4-hydroxy-4-carboxy-5-ureidoimidazoline decarboxylase, producing the protein MTLDELNQLQEKQAGAFFEQTCAASRWVGAMVAKRPYRSEESLYKAAREVWETMGEADFREAFEAHPMIGDVNSLRAKFANTKATASAEQQGTSEASESTLRALHELNHRYVDRHGFIFIICATGLSADIMLDELRQRLPNDTATELANAAEQQIQITLLRLGKALNDTPSQGDFTS
- the uraH gene encoding hydroxyisourate hydrolase, with protein sequence MISLSSHVLDTTSGKPVADLPITLTCPDGSAVSAVTNSDGRCKDWPGVSFTGGIYQLRFECDRYLRSTHGESFYPFVDIHFEMTDAGGHYHVPLLISPFGFSSYRGS
- the guaD gene encoding guanine deaminase; translated protein: MKQQLIRGAIHHYPHATADYAADLQSFTDGAMLIESGKIIALGEYNELRGQYPAAALTDYRDYLIIPGLIDTHLHFPQTEIIAKYGEQLLTWLDNFTFPAEGQFADPALSARMADFFLNECLKNGTTTGLVYSSVHKTSTEALFEAASARNMLTVAGKVCMDRHCPDWLQDTPASAQRDSAELIERYHGKGRNYYALTPRFAPTSSSAQMAALGELAQQYDDVFIQTHLSENHDEIAWVKTLYPDCEDYLAVYEKYHMVRPRAVYGHCIHLSDSEWQRMAASGAVAAFCPTSNLFLGSGLFEMGKAEQFNVPVTLATDVGGGTSFNLLRTLGEAYKICQLRQFKLSALQGFYMLTQGAAHSLGLSDKIGNFNVGSDADFVVLNPRFDPLTTLRVKNDSSCEDALFALTMLGDDRATVATWVAGQPQYIQQEHADALA
- a CDS encoding urate hydroxylase PuuD, with protein sequence MPWLDWLSLFVRWFHVIAGVAWIGASFYFIWLDNSLETPPDWKKQKGIKGDLWAVHGGGFYEVGKYAYGPESMPENLHWFKWEAYSTWLSGFALLVIVYYFAAAAYLIDPSVMAMSETEAIIRGLSLLAGGVLVYELACRSPLANYPKVFALALTALLVVASYLATQWFSGRGAYIHVGALIGSIMVANVLLNIMPAQRKMVAAVAAKQPVDPAWGAGAKLRSVHNNYLTLPILFIMISNHYPMTYQHPQNWLVLVAIMALSAWIRHFFNLRHLGRSSPGVLISGALGLLLVALWVSWPQVQPAAQPTISAENTGNTATASHPEPAMTALDKQVYALITRHCQGCHAANPTDEIFKVAPLGVKFDSWEQITRQAPQLVHRTTVTRDMPFLNKTNMTDAERDIIAKWGQQQ
- a CDS encoding diguanylate cyclase translates to MTTESIFASTFEYCGVGLAHVRTDGAFIRVNKTLSDFLGYSPAELVALDFQQITHPDHLDKDLIHVADVLDGIYDSYQMEKLYIHKQGHLVWGNLTVTLVRNADNSPAFFISVVEDIDEKKRIEQNYFAAQETLRSIISSLSDRMAVWVATPDLSSLIFVNEGYQRIWGRSGKELYDNPCSFIDHIHVADRQRVLSFYRQRITAPWQFEYRVMRDDGELRYIRERGEVIHDHCGEIISLVITADDITHDKQLNEALKSANHKLASLSRIDALTGIDNRRECMLALEVECKRLDRISDITTSTLAFLDLDKFKFINDHYGHHIGDKALISFTDRIKSTMRENDVVGRYGGDEFLLLLRDTTTEDAENVIQRIFAQPLTVTSEEGDIVPVYCSVGLAQWQPEMDGVQDWIEHADRQMYKTKKSKKQP
- the mobA gene encoding molybdenum cofactor guanylyltransferase; amino-acid sequence: MCAVSGIQDLIEQSPHHCLGVILAGGRSSRMGKDKATVRIGQRTMLDITRSLLDAAPLNNHIVVGGEFADWSEECYGHGPGRAICEVMMSTAIADSFAPDYVLFLPVDMPLLTAQTLRKLIDLAKEKQRAVYFDAHYLPLVIPLNEVTINPLKSLTKSQPSPSVRRVLNTLGAYPANFTGATAELANINSPADLTALSVSY
- a CDS encoding alginate export family protein, coding for MKTQCSFFKRGLLATVVSAALLPAAQAATEWHDALSDSKASASFNLRYEGANQDNALKDASALTLRTLLSFESGEYKGFSFKADLEDVTIVMGQGDYTVGPAGYNPGEYSVIADPETTELNQGYLQFKNDGLTVKAGRQIIALDGHRFVGHVGWRQDWQTYDAVSVNYKASDKLSAFYAYLNKRNRIFAEAADIDSKDHLLNVSYKDDFGKLTAYAYLLEVDNNIDNSLDTYGVSYAGAYTTDSVKWLYSAEFASQSSEAAATDYSVSYAMLEAGAVVSGVTAKLGYELLGSDEGMYGFATPLATLHKFNGWSDQWLGTPAQGLQDVYVSAATKFAGGNWLFVYHDFSADEASSTVDDLGSEINIQYTTKIAEKFSFGAKYANYSAGDIKVDTDKLWVWISTKF
- a CDS encoding ABC transporter ATP-binding protein, whose amino-acid sequence is MQNKHLELSQVGIDFPTPKGPFTALTDVNLKIRKGEFISLIGHSGCGKSTVLNIVAGLYEATSGGVILDGSEVREPGPERAVVFQNHSLLPWLSVYKNVELAVKQTQKSKSKKEMREWILHNLELVHMTHALDKLPSEISGGMKQRVGIARALAMEPKVLLMDEPFGALDALTRAHLQDSLMEIHAELGNTVIMITHDVDEAVLLSDRIVMMTNGPAATIGEILDVKLDRPRDRLVLADNPEYNHYRHEVLTFLYEKQKKIEPVSSYKKAQQSKASKKSDVA
- a CDS encoding ABC transporter permease; protein product: MFSSALSILPKLLMPLVGILLFLAVWNGVAKSIDTSLGQFPGPAQVWEQSVTLIKEHNQQREKADAFYERQEVRNAERVAQDPDYDPKIREFTGAPTFFDQIWTSLYTVMVGFLIASVIAVPMGILCGLSKSAYAAMNPLIQIFKPVSPLAWLPLVTMVVSALYVSDDPMFSKSFITSAVTVSLCCLWPTLINTAVGVSNIDSDLVNVSKVLRLKPLSHVQKIVLPASIPMIFTGLRLSLGIGWMVLIAAEMLAQNPGLGKFVWDEFQNGSSESLARIMVAVITIGIIGFMLDRLMLAVQRLASWDKNSVLR